In Rattus rattus isolate New Zealand chromosome 9, Rrattus_CSIRO_v1, whole genome shotgun sequence, a genomic segment contains:
- the Tmem97 gene encoding sigma intracellular receptor 2 gives MGTVTARRCVEWLLGLYFVSHIPITMFIDLQALLPPELYPQEFSNLLRWYSKEFKDPLMQEPPVWFKSFLFCELVFQLPFFPIAAYAFFKGSCRWIRIPAIIYAVHTITTLIPILYTILFEDFSKAVAFKGQRPENFRERLTLVGVYAPYLIIPLILLLFMLRNPYYKFEEKRKKK, from the exons ATGGGGACCGTGACAGCCAGGCGCTGCGTCGAGTGGCTGCTGGGCCTCTACTTCGTCTCGCACATCCCCATCACGATGTTCATCGACCTGCAGGCGTTGCTGCCGCCCGAACTCTACCCGCAGGAG TTCAGCAACCTGCTGCGGTGGTACTCTAAGGAGTTCAAAGACCCTCTGATGCAGGAGCCCCCTGTGTGGTTCAAGTCCTTCCTGTTTTGTGAGCTTGTGTTCCAGCTGCCTTTCTTTCCCATTGCAGCATATGCCTTCTTCAAAG gAAGCTGCCGATGGATCCGAATCCCTGCAATCATCTATGCGGTTCACACCATAACAACTTTAATTCCAATCCTCTATACGATTCTCTTTGAGGATTTCTCTAAAGCCGTTGCTTTCAAGGGACAAAGACCTGAGAATTTCCGTGAACGACTGACCCTCGTAGGTGTCTATGCCCCCTATTTAATAATCCCCCTTATACTCCTCCTGTTCATGCTTCGGAACCCTTACTAcaagtttgaggagaaaagaaagaaaaaataa
- the Tnfaip1 gene encoding BTB/POZ domain-containing adapter for CUL3-mediated RhoA degradation protein 2 has product MSGDTCLCPASGAKPKISGFKGGGLGNKYVQLNVGGSLHYTTVRALTRHDTMLKAMFSGRMEVLTDKEGWILIDRCGKHFGTILNYLRDDTVTLPQSRQEIQELMAEAKYYLIQGLVSLCQAALQDKKDSYQPVCNIPIITSLREEDRLIESSTKPVVKLLYNRSNNKYSYTSNSDDHLLKNIELFDKLSLRFNGRVLFIKDVIGDEICCWSFYGQGRKLAEVCCTSIVYATEKKQTKVEFPEARIYEETLNVLLYETPRVPDNSLLEATSRSRSQASPSEDEDTFELRDRVRRIHVKRYSTYDDRQLGHQSAHRD; this is encoded by the exons ATGTCAGGGGACACCTGTCTGTGCCCAGCCTCAGGAGCCAAGCCCAAGATAAGTGGCTTCAAAGGAGGTGGGCTGGGTAACAAGTACGTGCAGCTCAATGTGGGGGGCTCCCTGCACTACACCACGGTGCGGGCTCTCACCCGGCACGACACAATGCTCAAGGCCATGTTCAGTGGGCGGATGGAAGTGCTGACCGACAAAGAAG GCTGGATCCTCATAGACCGATGTGGAAAGCACTTTGGCACCATCTTGAATTACCTCCGAGATGACACCGTCACCCTCCCTCAAAGCCGGCAAGAAATCCAGGAATTGATGGCTGAAGCAAAATATTACCTCATTCAAGGGCTGGTGAGCTTGTGCCAGGCCGCCCTGCAG GACAAGAAAGACTCCTACCAGCCTGTGTGCAACATCCCCATCATCACATCCCTGAGGGAGGAGGACAGGCTCATTGAATCCTCCACAAAG CCGGTGGTGAAGCTGCTGTACAACAGGAGCAACAACAAGTACTCGTACACCAG CAACTCTGATGATCACCTACTGAAAAACATTGAACTGTTTGACAAGCTGTCCCTGCGCTTCAATGGTCGAGTGCTCTTCATCAAGGACGTCATCGGTGACGAGATCtgctgctggtctttctatggccAGGGTCGTAAGCTGGCAGAAGTGTGCTGCACCTCCATTGTGTATGCCACAGAGAAGAAGCAGACCAAG GTGGAATTCCCAGAGGCCCGTATCTACGAGGAGACACTCAATGTCCTGCTCTATGAGACCCCTCGAGTCCCTGACAATTCCTTGCTGGAGGCCACAAGCCGCAGCCGCAGCCAGGCTTCCCCCAGTGAAGATGAGGACACCTTTGAATTACGGGACCGTGTCCGTCGCATTCACGTCAAGCGCTATAGTACTTACGACGACCGTCAACTCGGCCATCAGTCTGCTCATCGCGACTAA
- the Ift20 gene encoding intraflagellar transport protein 20 homolog isoform X2, with protein MAKDILGEAGLHFDELNKLRVLDPEVTQQTTELKEECKDFVDKIGQFQKIVGGLIELVDQLAKEAENEKMKAIGARNLLKSIAKQREAQQQQLQALIAEKKMQLERYRVEYEALCKVEAEQNEFIDQFIFQK; from the exons ATGGCCAAGGACATCTTGGGTGAGGCAGGGCTGCACTTCGACGAGCTGAACAAGCTTCGGGTGTTGGACCCAGAGGTTACCCAGCAGACCACAGAGCTCAAGGAAGAGTGCAAGGACTTTGTGGACA AAATTGGCCAGTTTCAGAAAATCGTTGGTGGTCTGATTGAGCTTGTTGATCAGCTTGCCAAAGAAGCAGAGAACGAGAAGATGAAG GCCATTGGTGCTCGAAACTTGCTGAAATCCATAGCGAAGCAGAGAGAAGCCCAGCAACAGCAACTACAGGCACTGATAGCAGAAAAGAAGATGCAGCTAGAAAG gtATCGGGTTGAATATGAAGCTTTGTGTAAAGTAGAAGCAGAACAAAATGAATTTATTGAccaatttatttttcagaaatga
- the Ift20 gene encoding intraflagellar transport protein 20 homolog isoform X1 translates to MTYLLIDTITPSKQNFSREPGRETAMAKDILGEAGLHFDELNKLRVLDPEVTQQTTELKEECKDFVDKIGQFQKIVGGLIELVDQLAKEAENEKMKAIGARNLLKSIAKQREAQQQQLQALIAEKKMQLERYRVEYEALCKVEAEQNEFIDQFIFQK, encoded by the exons ATGACATACCTCCTGATTGACACTATCACCCCTTCAAAGCAGAACTTCTCTAGGGAGCCTGGAAGGGAAACAG CTATGGCCAAGGACATCTTGGGTGAGGCAGGGCTGCACTTCGACGAGCTGAACAAGCTTCGGGTGTTGGACCCAGAGGTTACCCAGCAGACCACAGAGCTCAAGGAAGAGTGCAAGGACTTTGTGGACA AAATTGGCCAGTTTCAGAAAATCGTTGGTGGTCTGATTGAGCTTGTTGATCAGCTTGCCAAAGAAGCAGAGAACGAGAAGATGAAG GCCATTGGTGCTCGAAACTTGCTGAAATCCATAGCGAAGCAGAGAGAAGCCCAGCAACAGCAACTACAGGCACTGATAGCAGAAAAGAAGATGCAGCTAGAAAG gtATCGGGTTGAATATGAAGCTTTGTGTAAAGTAGAAGCAGAACAAAATGAATTTATTGAccaatttatttttcagaaatga